From the Pseudomonas putida genome, one window contains:
- the acs gene encoding acetate--CoA ligase: protein MSAAPLYPVRPEVAATTLTDEATYKAMYQQSVINPDGFWREQAQRLDWIKPFTKVKQTSFDDHHVDIKWFADGTLNVSSNCLDRHLEERGDQLAIIWEGDDPSEHRNITYRELHEQVCKFANALRGQDVHRGDVVTIYMPMIPEAVVAMLACARIGAIHSVVFGGFSPEALAGRIIDCKSKVVITADEGLRGGRRTPLKANVDLALTNPETSSVQKIIVCKRTGGDIAWHQHRDIWFEDLMKVASSHCAPKEMGAEEPLFILYTSGSTGKPKGVLHTTGGYLVYAALTHERVFDYRPGEVYWCTADVGWVTGHSYIVYGPLANGATTLLFEGVPNYPDITRVSKIVDKHKVNILYTAPTAIRAMMAEGQAAVAGADGSSLRLLGSVGEPINPEAWNWYYKTVGKERCPIVDTWWQTETGGVLISPLPGATALKPGSATRPFFGVVPALVDNLGNLIEGAAEGNLVILDSWPGQSRSLYGDHDRFVDTYFKTFRGMYFTGDGARRDEDGYYWITGRVDDVLNVSGHRMGTAEIESAMVAHAKVAEAAVVGVPHDIKGQGIYVYVTLNAGIEPSEQLRLELKNWVRKEIGPIASPDVIQWAPGLPKTRSGKIMRRILRKIATAEYDALGDISTLADPGVVQHLIDTHKAMSLASA from the coding sequence ATGAGTGCGGCTCCACTGTATCCCGTTCGCCCCGAGGTTGCGGCCACTACCCTGACCGACGAGGCCACCTACAAGGCCATGTACCAGCAATCGGTGATCAACCCGGACGGCTTCTGGCGTGAGCAAGCCCAGCGTCTGGACTGGATCAAGCCGTTCACCAAGGTCAAGCAGACCTCGTTCGACGACCACCATGTCGATATCAAGTGGTTCGCCGACGGCACTCTGAACGTTTCCTCCAATTGCCTGGACCGCCACCTTGAAGAGCGTGGCGACCAGCTGGCAATCATCTGGGAAGGCGACGACCCTTCCGAACACCGCAACATCACCTACCGCGAGCTGCACGAGCAGGTCTGCAAGTTCGCCAACGCCCTGCGCGGCCAAGACGTGCACCGTGGCGATGTGGTGACCATCTACATGCCGATGATCCCCGAGGCCGTGGTGGCCATGCTGGCCTGCGCCCGCATCGGTGCGATCCACTCGGTGGTGTTCGGCGGCTTCTCGCCGGAGGCCCTGGCTGGCCGCATCATCGACTGCAAGTCCAAGGTGGTGATCACCGCCGACGAGGGCCTGCGTGGCGGCCGTCGTACTCCGCTCAAGGCCAACGTCGACCTGGCGCTGACCAACCCGGAAACCAGCAGCGTGCAGAAGATCATCGTGTGCAAGCGCACCGGTGGCGACATCGCCTGGCACCAGCACCGCGACATCTGGTTTGAAGACCTGATGAAAGTGGCCTCCAGCCACTGTGCACCGAAGGAAATGGGCGCCGAGGAACCGCTGTTCATCCTTTATACCTCTGGCTCCACCGGCAAGCCGAAGGGCGTGCTGCACACCACCGGGGGTTACCTGGTGTATGCCGCGCTGACCCATGAGCGCGTGTTCGACTACCGCCCGGGCGAAGTCTACTGGTGCACCGCCGACGTCGGCTGGGTCACCGGCCACAGCTACATCGTCTACGGCCCGCTGGCCAACGGCGCCACCACGCTGCTGTTCGAAGGCGTGCCGAACTACCCGGACATCACCCGGGTGTCGAAGATCGTCGACAAGCACAAGGTCAACATCCTCTACACCGCACCGACCGCCATCCGCGCCATGATGGCCGAAGGGCAGGCCGCCGTTGCCGGCGCCGACGGTTCCAGCCTGCGCCTGCTGGGTTCGGTGGGCGAACCGATCAACCCCGAGGCCTGGAACTGGTACTACAAGACCGTGGGTAAGGAGCGTTGCCCGATCGTCGACACCTGGTGGCAGACCGAGACCGGTGGCGTGCTGATCAGCCCGCTGCCGGGTGCCACGGCGCTCAAGCCGGGTTCGGCGACCCGGCCATTCTTCGGTGTGGTGCCGGCGCTGGTGGACAACCTGGGCAACCTGATCGAAGGGGCCGCCGAAGGCAACCTGGTGATCCTCGATTCCTGGCCAGGCCAGTCGCGTTCGCTGTACGGCGACCACGACCGCTTCGTCGACACCTACTTCAAGACCTTCCGTGGCATGTACTTCACCGGCGACGGCGCGCGCCGTGACGAGGATGGCTACTACTGGATCACCGGCCGCGTGGACGACGTGCTCAACGTGTCCGGCCACCGCATGGGTACCGCCGAGATCGAAAGTGCCATGGTCGCCCACGCCAAGGTAGCGGAGGCCGCAGTGGTCGGCGTGCCGCACGACATCAAGGGGCAAGGCATCTATGTCTACGTCACTCTCAATGCCGGTATCGAGCCGAGCGAGCAGCTGCGCCTGGAGCTGAAGAACTGGGTGCGCAAGGAGATCGGCCCGATTGCCTCGCCGGATGTGATCCAGTGGGCGCCAGGGCTGCCGAAGACCCGTTCGGGCAAGATCATGCGGCGTATCCTGCGCAAGATCGCCACCGCCGAATACGATGCCCTGGGTGACATCTCGACCCTGGCCGACCCGGGCGTGGTGCAGCACCTGATCGACACCCACAAGGCGATGAGCCTGGCTTCGGCCTGA
- the argR gene encoding transcriptional regulator ArgR, whose protein sequence is MTTQRIGFLIWPSTKPLTLALAEEVLQVAQRVHPEVVYEIAFLQAEPAEEGAWRLPGEPWNGRLEGCHKLFLLADDLPQAVGSALSTALKQLARSGCMIGGLSAGVYPLAMLGLLDGYRAAVHWRWQDDFAERFPKVIATSHLFDWDRDRLTACGGMAVTDLLLAVLARDHGAELAGAVSEELVVERIREGGERQRIPLQNRLGSSHPKLTQAVLLMEANIEEPLTTDEIAQHVCVSRRQLERIFKQYLNRVPSQYYLELRLNKARQMLMQTSKSIIQIGLSCGFSSGPHFSSAYRNFFGATPREDRNQRRSSSPFELSSAPAEKG, encoded by the coding sequence ATGACCACCCAGCGAATCGGTTTTCTCATCTGGCCAAGCACCAAGCCTTTGACCCTGGCGCTGGCGGAGGAAGTGTTGCAGGTGGCCCAGCGGGTGCATCCGGAGGTGGTCTACGAGATCGCCTTCCTCCAGGCAGAGCCTGCCGAGGAGGGCGCCTGGCGCCTGCCGGGCGAGCCGTGGAACGGGCGCCTGGAAGGATGCCACAAGCTGTTCCTGCTGGCCGACGACCTGCCCCAGGCGGTGGGCTCGGCGCTGTCGACGGCGCTAAAGCAGCTGGCGCGCAGTGGTTGCATGATCGGTGGCCTGTCCGCCGGGGTGTACCCGCTGGCCATGCTCGGGCTGCTCGACGGTTATCGTGCTGCGGTGCACTGGCGGTGGCAGGATGACTTTGCCGAGCGTTTCCCCAAGGTGATCGCCACCAGTCACTTGTTCGACTGGGACCGTGATCGCCTGACCGCCTGTGGTGGCATGGCCGTGACCGACCTGCTGCTGGCGGTGCTGGCCCGCGATCATGGGGCCGAACTGGCGGGGGCGGTATCCGAGGAACTGGTGGTCGAGCGCATCCGCGAAGGTGGCGAGCGCCAGCGCATCCCGCTGCAGAACCGCCTTGGCTCGAGTCATCCGAAGCTGACCCAGGCCGTGCTGTTGATGGAAGCGAACATCGAAGAGCCGCTGACCACTGACGAAATCGCCCAGCATGTCTGCGTGTCGCGCCGGCAGCTGGAGCGGATCTTCAAGCAGTACCTGAACCGCGTGCCGAGCCAGTACTACCTGGAGCTGCGGCTGAACAAGGCGCGGCAGATGCTGATGCAGACCAGCAAGTCGATCATCCAGATCGGCTTGTCCTGTGGCTTCTCCTCGGGGCCGCATTTCTCCAGCGCCTATCGCAATTTCTTCGGCGCCACGCCGCGGGAAGACCGTAACCAGCGGCGCAGCAGCAGTCCGTTCGAACTGAGCTCGGCACCGGCCGAAAAGGGCTGA
- a CDS encoding ABC transporter permease, which produces MIFDYNVVWEAMPLYLGGLLTTLKLLALSLLFGLVAAIPLGLMRVSKQPLVNMGAWLYTYVIRGTPMLVQLFLIYYGLAQFEAVRESIFWPWLSSATFCACLAFAINTSAYTAEIIAGSLKATPHGEIEAAKAMGMSRMKMYRRILLPSALRRALPQYSNEVIMMLQTTSLASIVTLIDITGAARTVNAQYYLPFEAYITAGVFYLCLTFILVRLFKMAERRWLGYLAPRKH; this is translated from the coding sequence ATGATTTTCGACTACAACGTCGTCTGGGAAGCCATGCCGCTGTACCTCGGCGGCCTGCTGACCACCCTCAAGCTGCTGGCGCTGTCGCTGCTGTTTGGCCTGGTGGCGGCGATTCCGCTGGGCCTGATGCGCGTCTCCAAGCAGCCGCTGGTGAACATGGGCGCCTGGCTGTACACCTACGTGATTCGTGGCACGCCGATGCTGGTGCAGCTGTTCCTGATCTACTACGGCCTGGCCCAGTTCGAGGCGGTGCGCGAGAGCATCTTCTGGCCGTGGTTGTCCAGCGCTACCTTCTGCGCCTGCCTGGCCTTCGCCATCAATACCAGCGCCTACACCGCAGAAATCATCGCCGGCAGCCTCAAGGCCACGCCCCATGGCGAGATCGAAGCGGCCAAGGCCATGGGCATGTCGCGCATGAAGATGTACCGCCGCATCCTGCTGCCATCGGCCCTGCGCCGGGCGCTGCCGCAGTACAGCAACGAAGTGATCATGATGCTGCAGACCACCAGCCTGGCGTCGATCGTCACCCTGATCGACATCACTGGCGCCGCGCGCACGGTCAATGCCCAGTACTACCTGCCTTTCGAGGCCTACATCACGGCGGGCGTGTTCTACCTGTGCCTGACCTTCATCCTCGTGCGCCTGTTCAAGATGGCCGAACGCCGCTGGCTCGGCTACCTGGCGCCGCGCAAGCACTGA
- a CDS encoding ABC transporter ATP-binding protein — protein MYKLEVQDLHKRYGSHEVLKGVSLAAKAGDVISIIGSSGSGKSTFLRCINLLEQPHAGKILLNNEELKLVAGKDGALKASDPRQLQRMRSRLSMVFQHFNLWSHMTALENIIEAPVHVLGMNKKEALEKAEHYLAKVGVAHRKDAFPGHMSGGEQQRVAIARALAMEPEVMLFDEPTSALDPELVGDVLKVMQALAQEGRTMVVVTHEMGFAREVSNQLVFLHKGLVEETGCPREVLANPQSERLKQFLSGSLK, from the coding sequence ATGTACAAACTCGAAGTCCAAGACCTGCACAAGCGCTACGGCAGCCATGAAGTGCTCAAGGGCGTGTCCCTGGCGGCCAAGGCAGGCGATGTGATCAGCATCATCGGCTCCAGCGGTTCTGGCAAGTCGACCTTCCTGCGCTGCATCAACCTGCTCGAGCAGCCCCATGCAGGCAAGATCCTGCTCAACAACGAAGAACTCAAGCTGGTAGCTGGCAAGGATGGCGCGCTCAAGGCTTCCGACCCGCGCCAGCTGCAGCGCATGCGCTCGCGCCTGTCGATGGTGTTCCAGCATTTCAACCTGTGGTCGCACATGACTGCACTGGAGAACATCATCGAAGCCCCGGTGCACGTGCTGGGGATGAACAAGAAGGAAGCCCTGGAGAAGGCCGAGCACTACCTGGCCAAGGTTGGTGTGGCGCACCGCAAGGATGCTTTCCCGGGCCACATGTCCGGTGGCGAGCAACAACGTGTGGCAATTGCCCGGGCCCTGGCCATGGAGCCAGAGGTTATGCTCTTCGACGAACCGACTTCGGCACTCGACCCCGAGCTGGTAGGGGATGTGCTCAAGGTCATGCAGGCACTGGCCCAGGAAGGCCGCACCATGGTGGTGGTGACTCACGAAATGGGCTTTGCCCGCGAAGTGTCGAACCAGCTGGTGTTCCTGCACAAAGGCCTGGTCGAAGAAACCGGTTGCCCGCGTGAAGTGCTGGCCAACCCGCAATCGGAGCGCCTCAAGCAGTTCCTCTCCGGCAGCTTGAAGTAA
- a CDS encoding ABC transporter substrate-binding protein, producing MKKLALLGALALSVFSLVSQADEKPLKIGIEAAYPPFAFKQPDGSIAGFDYDIGNALCEEMKAKCTWVEQEFDGLIPALKVRKIDAILSSMSITDDRKKSVDFTKRYYLTPARLVMKDGTTVSDSLDELKGKKIGVQRGSIHDRFAKEVLAPKGATVVPYGTQNEIYLDVAAGRLDGTVADATLLEDGFLKTDAGKGFAFVGPSFTDVKYFGDGVGIAVRKGDDANRERINKAIDAIRANGKYKEIEKKYFNFDIYGPDSN from the coding sequence ATGAAGAAGCTCGCACTGCTTGGCGCCCTGGCGCTTTCCGTGTTTTCCCTGGTATCGCAGGCCGATGAAAAACCGTTGAAGATCGGCATCGAAGCCGCCTACCCACCGTTCGCCTTCAAGCAGCCGGACGGCAGCATCGCCGGTTTCGACTACGACATCGGCAACGCCCTGTGTGAAGAGATGAAGGCCAAGTGCACCTGGGTCGAGCAAGAGTTCGACGGCCTGATCCCGGCACTGAAAGTGCGCAAGATCGACGCCATCCTGTCGTCCATGTCGATCACCGATGATCGCAAGAAGTCGGTCGACTTCACCAAGCGCTACTACCTGACCCCGGCGCGCCTGGTCATGAAGGACGGCACCACCGTCAGCGACAGCCTCGACGAACTCAAGGGCAAGAAGATCGGCGTGCAGCGCGGCTCGATCCACGACCGCTTCGCCAAGGAAGTGCTGGCTCCGAAGGGCGCCACCGTAGTTCCATACGGCACCCAGAACGAAATCTACCTCGACGTTGCCGCCGGCCGCCTGGACGGTACCGTGGCCGACGCCACCCTGCTCGAAGACGGCTTCCTGAAAACCGATGCCGGCAAGGGCTTTGCCTTCGTCGGCCCATCGTTCACCGACGTGAAGTACTTCGGTGACGGCGTCGGTATCGCCGTGCGCAAGGGCGACGATGCCAACCGCGAGCGCATCAACAAGGCCATCGACGCCATTCGCGCCAACGGCAAGTACAAAGAAATCGAGAAGAAGTACTTCAACTTCGACATCTACGGTCCAGACTCGAACTAA
- a CDS encoding ABC transporter permease produces the protein MLKGYGAVILDGAWLTLQLALSSMALAIVLGLIGVALRLSPVRWLAWLGDLYSTVIRGIPDLVLILLIFYGGQDIINRVAPLLGYDDYIDLNPLVAGIGTLGFIFGAYLSETFRGAFLGIPKGQAEAGVAYGMSARQVFFRIQVPQMIRLAIPGFTNNWLVLTKATALISVVGLQDMMFKAKQAADATREPFTFFLAVAALYLVITSISLLALKYLERRYSVGVKVAEL, from the coding sequence ATGTTGAAAGGCTATGGGGCAGTCATCCTCGACGGGGCGTGGCTGACGCTACAGCTCGCCCTGTCGTCGATGGCCCTGGCCATCGTCCTCGGCCTGATCGGCGTGGCGCTGCGTTTGTCGCCGGTGCGCTGGCTGGCCTGGCTGGGGGATCTGTATTCCACGGTGATCCGTGGCATCCCCGACCTGGTCCTGATCCTGCTGATCTTCTACGGCGGCCAGGACATCATCAACCGGGTGGCACCGCTGCTCGGCTATGACGATTACATCGACCTGAATCCGCTGGTAGCCGGTATCGGCACGCTGGGCTTCATTTTCGGTGCGTACCTGTCGGAAACCTTCCGTGGTGCGTTCCTCGGTATCCCCAAGGGCCAGGCCGAAGCCGGCGTGGCCTATGGCATGAGCGCGCGCCAGGTGTTCTTCCGCATCCAGGTGCCGCAGATGATCCGCCTGGCCATCCCGGGCTTCACCAACAACTGGCTGGTGTTGACCAAGGCCACGGCGCTGATTTCGGTGGTCGGCCTGCAGGACATGATGTTCAAGGCCAAGCAGGCGGCCGACGCCACCCGCGAGCCTTTCACCTTCTTCCTGGCCGTGGCCGCGCTGTACCTGGTGATCACCAGTATTTCGCTGCTGGCGCTGAAGTATCTGGAGCGCCGCTACTCGGTAGGCGTCAAGGTGGCTGAACTATGA